A stretch of the Medicago truncatula cultivar Jemalong A17 chromosome 5, MtrunA17r5.0-ANR, whole genome shotgun sequence genome encodes the following:
- the LOC11431860 gene encoding protein SMG7 isoform X1 yields MMIVEMDKMSAPSSRERAQRLLDNVIELEKKRRKSAQTQVPSDPNIWPQLRENYEAIILEDYAFSEKHGIEFALWQLHYKRIEELRAYFSAALTSASSKSSEGGKGSARPDRITKIRLQLKTFLSEATGFYHDLIMKIKAKYGLPLGYFEDSENRIVMEKDGKKSAEMKKSLISCHRCLIYLGDLARYKGLYGEGDSKKREFTAASSYYIQAASIWPPSGNPHHQLALLASYYGDELATIYRYFRSLAVDSPFTTARDNLIVAFEKNRQSYSQLSGEVKAVAVKESSGQLAGKGRGKVEAKLVTRSNGVQACTKNEGASNVQETYKSFCTRFVRLNGILFTRTSLETFTEVLSLICTGLRELLSSGQDEKLNFGQDTLENGLAIVRIISIIVFTVHNVNKESEGQTYAEIVQRAVLLQNAFTAAFELMSIIIERCSQLQDPTCSYLLPGILVFVEWLACYPDHAAGNDVDEKQAAVRSKFWNHCISFLNKLLSVGSMSIEGDEEDTCFSNMSRYEEGETDNRLALWEDFELRGFVPLLPAQTILDFSRKHSLGSDSEKDRKARVKRILAAGKALSNIVRVDQKMIYFDSKGKKFIIGVEPRISDDFVLASAIPVEDGLLKENTADNPKLGIVQPDHHQHVEEEDDDEVIVFKPIVAEKRTDVVVLSSGESDKGLEPVPTASGGNIKYNVNSAFNPSNDVNHQTFLPASAGYMGPQYLQPVHQHSSRWVEEGMSLANCFDGLGFLENGHVVKPELSLPEALPIINHASLTVPIHQSVSTGANSFYGLSKAEDFTIPFKVDTVASSGVITDNSYVKSSSVLQAGLKKSPVSRPSRHLGPPPGFSHVSPKLDMESTVSDSISGNPVMDDYSWLDGYQLPSSTKALCPDGPMTYTQTNTQQINNNILSGPACFPFPGKLLPSAMQGGMQNGWHTSELLKAHHQQQLQPPQPLTNGNQHFTSLPEQFQGQSIWTGRYLV; encoded by the exons ATGATGATAGTAGAGATGGATAAAATGTCTGCTCCTTCATCGCGGGAGCGTGCACAACGCCTTCTGGACAAT GtcattgaattggagaaaaagCGCCGTAAATCAGCTCAGACACAGGTCCCGTCAGATCCCAATATTTGGCCACAGTTGCGTGAGAATTATGAGGCAATAATTCTTGAGGATTATGCTTTTTCTGAGAAGCACGGTATTGAGTTTGCTCTTTGGCAATTGCATTACAAACGGATTGAAGAGTTAAGGGCATATTTCAGTGCTGCTCTTACTTCTGCAAGCTCAAAATCATCCGAGGGTGGGAAAGGTTCTGCACGACCTGACCGGATAACTAAAATAAGGCTGCAGTTGAAGACTTTCCTTtcagaagcaactggattttaCCATGATCTTATCATGAAAATCAAAGCGAAGTATGGGCTTCCTCTTGGTTACTTTGAGGACTCGGAGAATCGGATTGTGATGGagaaagatggaaagaaatcAGCTGAGATGAAGAAAAGTTTGATATCCTGTCATCGTTGTTTGATATACTTGGGTGATCTTGCTCGCTACAAAGGATTGTATGGAGAAGGTGACTCTAAAAAGCGTGAGTTTACAGCAGCTTCTAGTTACTATATACAAGCTGCGTCTATTTGGCCTCCAAGTGGGAATCCCCACCATCAG CTGGCTTTGTTGGCTTCATATTATGGTGATGAGCTTGCAACTATTTACCGATATTTTCGGAGTCTGGCTGTGGATAGTCCATTTACAACTGCTAGAGATAATTTAATAGTCGCATTTGAAAAG AATCGACAAAGTTACTCTCAGCTTTCTGGTGAAGTTAAAGCTGTTGCAGTCAAGGAATCGTCTGGGCAATTAGCTGGCAAAGGAAGAGGAAAAGTGGAAGCAAAACTTGTGACAAGGAGTAACGGTGTGCAGGCCTGTACTAAAAATGAAGGAGCATCCAATGTACAAGAGACTTACAAATCTTTCTGCACTCGCTTTGTCCGTCTAAATGGAATCTTGTTCACCCGTACAAG CCTGGAGACTTTCACTGAAGTTCTCTCTCTTATATGCACTGGCCTGCGTGAACTTCTGTCGTCAGGCCAAGATGAAAAGCTGAATTTTGGCCAGGATACTCTTGAGAATGGTCTTGCCATTGTCAGAATTATTTCCATTATCGTCTTCACAGTTCATAATGTGAATAAGGAATCTGAAGGTCAAACTTATGCAGAAATTGTACAGCGTGCTGTTCTACTTCAGAATGCATTCACTGCAGCTTTCGAACTGATGAGTATTATAATAGAGAGATGCAGCCAGTTGCAGGATCCTACTTGCAGTTATCTTTTACCTGgcattttggtttttgttgagTGGTTGGCATGTTACCCTGATCATGCTGCTGGCAATGATGTGGATGAGAAACAAGCGGCCGTTAGATCAAAATTTTGGAATCATTGTATTTCCTTCTTGAACAAGCTACTATCAGTTGGGTCTATGTCTATTGAAGGTGATGAAGAGGATACTTGTTTTAGTAACATGAGTAGGTATGAAGAAGGGGAAACTGATAACCGGCTTGCTTTGTGGGAGGACTTTGAGTTAAGAGGATTTGTTCCACTTCTCCCTGCACAAACGATCTTGGATTTTTCAAGGAAGCATTCCCTTGGAAGTGATAGTGAAAAAGATAGAAAAGCGCGGGTCAAAAGGATTTTAGCTGCAGGAAAGGCTTTATCTAACATTGTTAGGGTTGATcagaaaatgatatattttgactccaagggaAAGAAATTTATAATTGGTGTTGAGCCTCGTATCTCAGACGATTTTGTTCTTGCCTCTGCCATACCTGTCGAGGATGGGTTATTGAAAGAAAATACAGCAGACAACCCAAAGTTAGGGATTGTTCAGCCAGACCACCACCAGCATGtggaagaagaggatgatgacGAGGTTATTGTTTTCAAACCTATAGTAGCCGAGAAGCGAACAGATGTGGTAGTTTTATCGTCAGGGGAATCCGACAAAGGCTTGGAGCCTGTCCCAACAGCTTCAGGAGGGAATATAAAATATAACGTCAATTCTGCTTTTAACCCTTCCAATGATGTAAACCATCAAACATTTTTGCCTGCTTCTGCTGGTTATATGGGGCCTCAATACTTGCAACCTGTTCACCAACATTCTTCAAGGTGGGTAGAGGAGGGAATGTCTCTGGCCAACTGTTTTGATGGTCTTGGATTCTTGGAGAATGGGCATGTAGTAAAACCTGAGCTCTCACTGCCTGAAGCTTTACCAATCATTAACCATGCCTCACTTACAGTTCCTATCCATCAATCTGTAAGTACTGGTGCTAATTCATTTTATGGTCTCTCAAAAGCTGAAGACTTCACGATACCATTCAAAGTTGATACTGTTGCATCTTCCGGAGTCATTACTGATAACTCTTATGTGAAGTCATCGTCAGTTTTGCAAGCTGGTTTGAAAAAATCTCCAGTCAGCCGTCCTTCTAGGCACCTCGGACCTCCCCCTGGTTTCAGTCATGTTTCTCCTAAGCTAGACATGGAATCTACTGTTTCAGATTCAATTAGTGGGAATCCCGTTATGGACGATTACAGTTGGTTGGATGGATATCAGTTGCCTTCATCAACCAAAGCTTTATGTCCAGATGGTCCTATGACTTACACCCAAACAAATACCCagcaaataaataacaatattttGAGTGGGCCAGCTTGCTTTCCCTTCCCTGGAAAACTACTTCCATCTGCAATGCAGGGGGGTATGCAGAATGGTTGGCATACTTCTGAGCTATTAAAAGCACACCATCAACAGCAACTGCAGCCACCGCAACCACTCACAAATGGAAATCAGCATTTTACTTCACTGCCTGAGCAATTTCAAGGACAGTCAATCTGGACAGGTCGTTACTTGGTGTGA